From Cydia fagiglandana chromosome 24, ilCydFagi1.1, whole genome shotgun sequence, a single genomic window includes:
- the LOC134676395 gene encoding zinc finger protein OZF-like translates to MNKQTYYCDMCSKQFTTKLTLIRHIRTHTHPEHTCGVCNEAFQNNLLLNKHLSLHSAERRYVCGECNKQFATKSILYIHRRTHTGVKPFKCKECDKQFTRKHHLENHKSVHSDVKPYKCKECNKQFKGSNGLKYHERVHSGVKPYKCKECDKQFTTKHYLETHKRVHSGVKPYKCKECNKQFTQKGNLETHKRVHSGVKPYKCKECNKQFTQKTNLKMHERVHSGVKPYKCKECDKQFKGRPSLKYHERVHSGVKPYKCKECSKEFKQNYSLVIHERIHSGMKPYKCKDCNKEFTTKQSLVTHESVHSGVKPYKCKECNKEFAQKIHLVAHERVHSGMKPYSCKQYDKEFTLKHHLAVHERIHSDVKPYKCNERNQQLSQEDSFETNRMSHIGEKPYRCEECNNHFTLKSELERHKKIHTDEQSYECEICETLFFDETSLMKHIETHISKIQ, encoded by the coding sequence ATGAACAAGCAGACCTACTATTGCGACATGTGTAGCAAACAATTTACGACAAAACTTACTTTAATCCGACATATCAGAACACATACACACCCGGAACATACCTGCGGAGTTTGTAATGAAGCATTtcaaaataacttattactgaATAAGCATTTAAGTTTGCACTCAGCAGAGAGACGGTACGTGTGTGGAGAATGCAACAAGCAATTTGCAACAAAAAGCATTTTGTATATACATAGAAGAACCCACACTGGAGTCAAACCAttcaaatgtaaagaatgtGACAAGCAATTTACAAGAAAACATCATTTAGAGAACCACAAAAGTGTCCATAGTGACGtgaaaccatacaaatgtaaagaatgtAACAAGCAATTCAAAGGAAGCAATGGTTTAAAGTACCACGAAAGAGTCCATAGTGGCGtgaaaccatacaaatgtaaagaatgtGACAAGCAATTTACAACAAAACATTACTTAGAGACGCACAAAAGAGTACATAGTGGCGtgaaaccatacaaatgtaaagaatgtAACAAGCAATTTACACAAAAAGGTAATTTAGAGACCCACAAAAGAGTCCATAGTGGCGTTAAACCGtacaaatgtaaagaatgtaacaagcaatttacacaaaaaactaATTTAAAGATGCACGAAAGAGTCCATAGTGGCGTcaaaccatacaaatgtaaagaatgtGACAAGCAATTCAAAGGAAGACCTAGTTTAAAGTACCACGAAAGAGTACATAGTGGCGTcaaaccatacaaatgtaaagaatgtAGCAAAGAATTCAAACAAAATTATTCTTTAGTTATCCATGAAAGAATCCATAGTGGAAtgaaaccatacaaatgtaaagaCTGTAACAAAGAATTCACAACAAAACAATCATTAGTTACCCATGAAAGCGTCCATAGTGGCGTGAAgccatacaaatgtaaagaatgtAACAAAGAATTCGCACAAAAAATTCATTTAGTTGCCCATGAAAGAGTCCATAGTGGAATGAAACCATACAGTTGTAAACAATATGACAAGGAATTCACACTAAAACATCATTTAGCTGTCCATGAAAGAATCCATAGTGATGtgaaaccatacaaatgtaatGAACGTAACCAGCAATTAAGTCAAGAAGATAGTTTTGAGACAAATAGAATGAGTCACATCGGAGAGAAGCCGTATAGATGTGAAGAATGTAACAACCACTTTACATTAAAATCTGAATTAGAgagacataaaaaaatacacaccgATGAACAATCATACGAATGCGAAATATGTGAAACACTTTTTTTCGATGAAACAAGTTTAATGAAACATATTGAAACACATATATCCAAGATACAATAA